A section of the Hirschia baltica ATCC 49814 genome encodes:
- the urtC gene encoding urea ABC transporter permease subunit UrtC produces MFKTIDDNARARIARFSEIMNQNPHIQTLVKYAPYILPAIILLAAIAPFLLSDYDLNLLGRFLSLSILALGLVLIWGHGGILSLGQGVFFGLGGYAIAMHLKLADLASGELPDFMVWSGIETLPLLWQPFQNPIFTLLAIILVPGIFAALFSWLVFNRRVSGTYFALISQALALAFATLLVSRQDWTGGFNGLTNFSTLLGQPLSAASMNYAIYWATLIILCLCFLGLKWLLSSQFGVMLRASRDGENRVRFLGYNPTPIKVVAFSVAAMLAGMSGALFTLHAGNISPAAVGVIPSIEMIIWVALGGRFSLIGAIAGTILINVSRDRISSAFPELWLYFIGALFVLSVTFLPKGLAGLYEKLTTKERDAS; encoded by the coding sequence ATGTTTAAAACTATTGATGACAATGCCAGAGCCCGCATTGCGCGTTTCTCTGAGATAATGAACCAAAACCCACATATTCAAACACTTGTGAAATATGCGCCTTACATATTACCCGCCATCATACTACTGGCAGCTATCGCGCCCTTTCTATTGTCAGATTACGACCTCAACCTGCTCGGCCGTTTTCTTTCCCTGTCAATCCTCGCACTTGGCTTGGTTTTGATATGGGGACATGGCGGGATCCTCAGTTTAGGTCAGGGTGTGTTTTTTGGTCTGGGTGGCTATGCAATTGCAATGCACCTAAAACTAGCCGACCTTGCATCAGGTGAACTTCCAGATTTCATGGTATGGAGCGGCATTGAAACACTCCCCCTCCTCTGGCAACCCTTTCAAAATCCTATTTTCACATTGCTTGCTATCATTTTGGTTCCAGGCATATTTGCGGCGCTCTTTTCATGGCTTGTCTTCAATCGCCGTGTCAGCGGAACTTATTTTGCTCTCATCAGTCAGGCACTGGCACTTGCTTTTGCAACGCTTCTAGTCAGTCGTCAGGATTGGACAGGCGGCTTTAACGGACTTACAAATTTCTCTACACTTCTTGGCCAGCCTCTATCTGCCGCATCTATGAATTATGCAATTTACTGGGCAACGCTAATCATTTTATGCCTGTGTTTCTTAGGCCTGAAATGGCTTTTATCATCCCAATTTGGTGTGATGCTACGTGCCAGCCGTGACGGCGAAAACCGTGTGCGATTTCTAGGATATAATCCCACGCCTATCAAAGTAGTTGCCTTTAGCGTTGCCGCTATGCTTGCTGGCATGTCGGGCGCATTATTCACTCTACATGCTGGCAATATCTCGCCTGCTGCTGTGGGCGTAATTCCATCTATTGAGATGATCATATGGGTCGCCTTAGGCGGACGATTTAGTCTTATTGGTGCCATAGCTGGAACGATATTAATCAATGTTTCAAGAGATCGTATTTCCAGCGCCTTTCCTGAATTATGGCTCTATTTTATTGGTGCTCTTTTCGTTCTGTCAGTGACTTTTTTGCCCAAAGGTTTGGCAGGTTTATATGAAAAACTAACAACGAAAGAGAGGGATGCATCATGA
- the urtA gene encoding urea ABC transporter substrate-binding protein has protein sequence MRTSSFGRFLSATAISALLLSACSGEAPSTSESPAATDASTVSVGILQSLSGTMAISEITVKNAEMLAIEEINAAGGVLGTQITAIVEDGASDPASFAQKASKLIENSNVVTVFGGWTSASRKAMLPVFERTNNLLWYPVQFEGNECSPNIMYSGAQPNQQILPAFEWAVEAGYQNYFLIGSDYVFPRTANLIVKKHIENKELSLAGEAYVPLGGTDFSGVIAKVQAAKPDIIFNTLNGDSNVAFFKQLKAAGISSAETPIMSFSIGEQEAQAMGPSLVEGSYATWNYFQSLETAENSSFVDAYKAKFGADAAITDPMVHGYLNVYAWKAAAEKAGSFEVDAVREAVVDLEAFSTPMGMVSFANNQSLVQKALIGKLDASGQFEIIADSGDVISPEPYDALTFPGKVCEL, from the coding sequence ATGCGCACGTCTAGTTTTGGTCGGTTTTTGTCGGCAACAGCCATAAGTGCATTATTGCTCTCTGCGTGTTCAGGTGAAGCACCGAGCACATCTGAATCACCCGCTGCCACAGATGCAAGCACAGTTTCAGTTGGCATCCTGCAATCACTCTCAGGTACAATGGCGATTAGTGAAATCACCGTCAAAAATGCTGAGATGCTCGCAATCGAAGAAATCAATGCCGCCGGTGGCGTCTTAGGCACGCAAATCACTGCAATTGTAGAAGATGGTGCATCAGACCCAGCCTCTTTCGCGCAAAAAGCATCCAAACTTATTGAAAATTCAAACGTTGTGACAGTCTTTGGTGGATGGACATCCGCCAGCCGCAAAGCCATGTTGCCTGTCTTCGAACGCACAAACAATCTTCTTTGGTATCCTGTTCAGTTTGAAGGCAATGAATGTTCACCAAACATCATGTATTCAGGTGCCCAACCAAACCAGCAAATCCTGCCTGCTTTTGAATGGGCCGTCGAAGCTGGATATCAAAACTATTTCCTCATCGGATCTGATTATGTCTTCCCCCGCACGGCGAATTTGATCGTTAAGAAACATATTGAAAACAAAGAACTATCACTCGCTGGTGAAGCATATGTTCCATTGGGCGGCACAGACTTCTCTGGTGTTATCGCAAAAGTACAAGCCGCTAAGCCAGATATTATTTTCAACACGCTAAATGGCGATAGCAATGTTGCATTCTTCAAGCAGCTAAAAGCAGCTGGGATATCTTCAGCCGAAACACCCATTATGTCTTTCTCCATCGGAGAGCAAGAAGCGCAAGCCATGGGCCCTTCCCTCGTAGAAGGCAGTTACGCGACTTGGAATTATTTCCAATCGTTAGAAACAGCTGAGAACAGCTCATTTGTAGATGCTTACAAAGCTAAATTTGGAGCTGATGCTGCGATCACCGACCCTATGGTTCACGGATATCTCAATGTATATGCTTGGAAAGCGGCCGCAGAAAAGGCAGGTTCATTCGAAGTTGATGCAGTGCGTGAAGCCGTTGTAGACCTAGAAGCCTTCAGCACACCAATGGGCATGGTTTCTTTCGCGAACAACCAGAGCCTCGTTCAAAAAGCGCTCATTGGTAAGCTCGATGCCAGCGGTCAATTTGAAATCATTGCAGATTCAGGAGATGTCATTTCTCCCGAACCATATGATGCACTGACATTCCCCGGCAAGGTTTGTGAACTTTAG
- the urtD gene encoding urea ABC transporter ATP-binding protein UrtD — translation MTNRPLLSVDGVTVDFDGFKALNSFSFILNSGETRVVIGPNGAGKSTLCDTIIGRVRPAEGHIYFEDVEITKMAEQDIVRQGICRKFQAPGVLPELTVSQNLELAAQRQYQWWKSLRQGVSAETRTIVEDMLERIELTHRKDEPAGLLSHGEKQWLEIGMVISTGAKLLLLDEPTAGMGPAETRRTAELIKSLGDSQTVLVIDHDMSFVEQLNASVTVMHQGKFLFQGDIEAVRQDENVAAVYLGKSA, via the coding sequence ATGACCAACCGCCCCCTCTTAAGTGTCGATGGTGTCACTGTTGATTTTGATGGATTTAAAGCGCTCAATAGCTTTAGCTTCATCCTCAATTCAGGTGAAACCCGTGTTGTGATTGGCCCTAATGGCGCTGGAAAATCAACACTCTGCGACACGATAATTGGCCGTGTTCGTCCCGCTGAAGGCCACATCTATTTTGAAGATGTCGAAATCACCAAAATGGCCGAACAAGACATTGTGCGCCAAGGCATTTGTCGAAAATTTCAAGCCCCAGGCGTTTTGCCAGAACTAACAGTGTCACAAAATCTAGAGCTTGCCGCACAACGCCAATATCAATGGTGGAAAAGTCTTCGCCAAGGTGTCTCAGCAGAAACACGTACAATTGTTGAAGATATGCTTGAACGTATTGAACTAACCCATCGCAAAGATGAACCAGCGGGTCTTTTATCACATGGTGAAAAACAATGGCTTGAAATCGGAATGGTTATTTCCACGGGTGCTAAGCTTCTTCTACTAGATGAACCAACTGCAGGCATGGGACCGGCTGAAACCCGCCGCACAGCCGAATTGATCAAAAGTCTGGGCGATAGCCAGACAGTGCTAGTCATTGATCACGATATGAGTTTCGTTGAGCAATTAAATGCCAGCGTCACGGTCATGCATCAGGGCAAATTCCTATTTCAAGGTGATATTGAAGCTGTCCGACAAGATGAAAACGTCGCTGCTGTCTATTTGGGGAAATCAGCGTGA
- the urtB gene encoding urea ABC transporter permease subunit UrtB has protein sequence MDSFALISNQIFNGFSVASIFLLAALGLALSFGLMRVINMAHGEMLMLGGYFAFLTMQIIPGGMGLLVALPVAFIGAAATGGLLQTTLISRLAKRPLDTLLATWGVSLILQQASRDIFGAIGVEVQAPTWLDGGIQITEGMFAGVSLPATRLFIIAVAILVLIGLTLIFRHTRIGLLIRAVNQDRMMAAATGIEVKRADLIIFCLGSGIAGLAGVVLAILGPVTPSVGQSYIVPAFLVVVMGGLGSIAGTTIAALMLGLFSALAQIYVDVSMAQVLLLVFVIVFIQFRPQGVIAQKSRALDV, from the coding sequence ATGGACTCCTTTGCACTGATATCAAACCAAATTTTCAACGGGTTTAGCGTTGCTTCTATCTTTCTATTAGCAGCGCTGGGCTTGGCACTTAGTTTTGGCCTCATGCGTGTTATCAACATGGCGCATGGTGAGATGTTGATGCTAGGAGGCTATTTCGCCTTTCTAACGATGCAGATCATTCCCGGTGGAATGGGACTGCTCGTTGCCCTCCCAGTTGCCTTTATCGGGGCAGCTGCAACAGGCGGATTGTTACAAACCACCCTCATCTCTCGGCTCGCAAAACGTCCACTAGATACTTTGCTGGCGACATGGGGCGTCAGTTTAATCCTCCAACAAGCCTCACGTGACATATTCGGCGCGATCGGCGTTGAAGTCCAAGCTCCAACTTGGCTTGATGGCGGTATTCAAATTACCGAAGGTATGTTTGCTGGTGTATCTCTTCCAGCAACCCGTCTTTTCATAATCGCAGTCGCAATCCTCGTCCTTATCGGACTAACCCTTATCTTCCGCCATACGCGCATTGGATTGCTCATTCGCGCCGTTAATCAAGACCGCATGATGGCAGCAGCCACCGGCATTGAAGTTAAACGTGCTGATTTGATTATTTTCTGCCTTGGATCAGGGATAGCCGGACTGGCCGGCGTCGTTCTAGCCATTCTTGGCCCTGTCACACCAAGCGTAGGACAAAGCTATATTGTCCCTGCCTTCCTCGTCGTGGTTATGGGTGGTTTAGGTTCAATAGCCGGAACAACAATAGCTGCACTCATGCTAGGTCTTTTTTCCGCACTCGCTCAAATTTATGTCGATGTATCCATGGCTCAAGTCCTCTTGCTCGTCTTCGTGATCGTCTTCATCCAATTTAGACCACAGGGTGTCATCGCCCAGAAATCCAGAGCGCTCGATGTTTAA
- the urtE gene encoding urea ABC transporter ATP-binding subunit UrtE: MSQNPILQLQNLSAAYGQSQVLWDIDLNLLPNQAMGLIGRNGVGKSTLLQTIMGTHKVHGGTVIFDGNDVTSLPAHLRARAGIAIVPQGRHIFPHLTVLENLETGLSARGDRGNGKLPEYIFDLFPKLKDVRSRNGGFLSGGEQQQLAIGRALAGSPKLLLLDEPTEGIQPNVVQQIEAAIHTIKTELKVSVLMVEQRIEVVWNIADQFTAMQEGKIILQDDIANMSAEDASNIVRI; the protein is encoded by the coding sequence ATGTCTCAAAATCCAATCCTTCAACTACAAAACCTATCCGCCGCTTATGGCCAAAGTCAGGTTTTATGGGACATTGATCTCAACCTATTACCAAATCAAGCCATGGGCCTTATTGGCCGCAATGGGGTTGGCAAAAGCACGCTGTTGCAAACCATTATGGGTACACACAAAGTGCATGGCGGTACTGTCATTTTCGATGGAAATGACGTGACGAGTTTGCCGGCGCATTTACGTGCACGAGCCGGTATCGCCATCGTCCCGCAAGGTCGTCATATTTTCCCTCACCTAACCGTCCTTGAAAACCTTGAAACCGGACTTTCCGCGCGTGGCGACAGAGGCAATGGAAAACTTCCTGAATACATCTTTGATCTATTTCCAAAACTCAAAGATGTAAGATCTCGCAATGGTGGTTTTCTATCGGGCGGCGAGCAACAACAATTAGCCATTGGTCGTGCCCTCGCCGGGTCTCCCAAATTGCTTTTGCTCGATGAACCCACAGAAGGTATTCAACCTAATGTCGTTCAACAAATTGAAGCTGCCATTCATACCATTAAAACTGAATTGAAAGTTTCGGTACTCATGGTCGAGCAGCGTATTGAAGTTGTATGGAATATTGCTGATCAATTTACGGCCATGCAGGAAGGCAAAATAATACTTCAAGACGATATCGCGAATATGTCCGCAGAAGATGCCTCCAACATCGTTAGAATTTAA
- a CDS encoding response regulator transcription factor, with protein MVDAFSNEKILIVEDNIESLQFLTDTLEGVQLSVHIATSGERALEMLENFVPDLILMDAIMPGMGGFEATRQLKRRSSLSTVPVIFMTGLLESEYVVDALESGGVDYVRKPVVIDELLARIKVHLLNARQSQSSRGALDAIGRYMMAIDSNGKILWTTPEAEKLILELDKSWTLQETYAPEVLRKIVVQKGLAPGNSRQIETQTGIIEVLTVSLGTTDEIILRLKEVREGAEAERLSQQFNLTQREAEVLLWVSFGKPNRVISEILGISPRTINKHLEHVFEKMGVETRAAATACAVRALDG; from the coding sequence ATGGTTGATGCTTTTTCCAATGAAAAAATTCTCATCGTGGAGGATAATATCGAGTCTCTACAATTTCTCACCGATACATTAGAGGGCGTTCAACTGAGTGTGCATATCGCCACTTCAGGGGAGAGAGCCTTGGAAATGTTGGAGAATTTCGTTCCAGATTTGATACTTATGGACGCGATTATGCCGGGAATGGGCGGATTTGAAGCGACACGGCAATTAAAGCGTAGATCTTCTCTCTCCACTGTGCCTGTTATTTTTATGACGGGTTTATTAGAGAGTGAATATGTTGTTGACGCGCTGGAATCTGGCGGCGTTGATTACGTACGAAAGCCTGTTGTAATTGACGAATTACTTGCGCGGATAAAAGTGCATTTGTTAAATGCTAGGCAATCTCAATCTAGTCGCGGTGCACTTGATGCGATTGGTCGTTATATGATGGCGATTGATAGCAATGGTAAGATTTTGTGGACGACACCAGAAGCTGAAAAGCTGATACTGGAACTGGATAAGAGTTGGACTCTTCAAGAGACATATGCACCTGAAGTTCTTAGGAAAATTGTAGTTCAAAAGGGGTTGGCACCGGGTAATTCACGGCAAATTGAAACGCAAACAGGTATTATAGAAGTGTTGACCGTAAGCCTTGGAACGACTGATGAAATAATCTTGCGTTTAAAGGAAGTGAGAGAGGGGGCGGAAGCCGAGAGGTTGAGCCAGCAATTTAATTTAACGCAAAGAGAAGCTGAAGTGTTGTTGTGGGTCAGCTTTGGAAAGCCTAACCGTGTGATCAGTGAAATTCTGGGAATTAGCCCGCGTACCATCAATAAACATCTTGAACATGTCTTTGAAAAAATGGGTGTAGAAACACGCGCAGCAGCAACCGCCTGTGCCGTGCGTGCGTTGGATGGTTAA
- a CDS encoding peptidylprolyl isomerase, whose amino-acid sequence MKTFKGLKIDSSVYFFLIAALIFIVHAIIQGNANEPIKLTSQVRDRLVENFEMLEGSKAQTADIQKIENDFITEELLFKEALDQGIHLTDSTTRSSLLQKIRYKISGVPATPTPEEMLEFYTEHLDYYTTEKFYSVRQVFFEDKPDDIEDKLVKLNAGESVEADTYWIGDYFPEYGLSALRSIFGNDISASFDGFTDGVWEGPFQTQRGWHLLRVEERFEPKILPFSEVQQQIERDYQHTKNAETLDTYIQQLKEKYDVEIED is encoded by the coding sequence ATGAAAACGTTCAAAGGCTTGAAAATAGATTCTTCCGTGTATTTTTTTCTGATCGCAGCGCTTATTTTTATCGTGCATGCCATCATTCAAGGTAATGCAAATGAACCGATCAAATTGACGTCGCAAGTGCGGGACCGGTTGGTTGAAAACTTTGAGATGTTGGAAGGGAGCAAGGCCCAAACAGCTGATATCCAGAAAATCGAAAATGATTTTATAACCGAAGAATTATTGTTCAAAGAGGCGTTGGACCAAGGTATTCACCTAACAGACAGCACAACACGAAGTAGTCTGCTGCAAAAAATAAGATACAAAATATCAGGTGTTCCGGCGACGCCCACGCCGGAGGAAATGCTCGAATTTTATACAGAACATCTTGATTATTATACGACAGAAAAATTCTATTCTGTGCGGCAGGTGTTTTTTGAAGACAAGCCAGATGATATTGAAGACAAACTCGTGAAACTGAATGCTGGGGAAAGCGTTGAAGCTGATACATATTGGATCGGAGATTATTTCCCTGAATATGGGTTAAGTGCACTTCGCAGCATATTTGGAAATGACATTTCTGCGTCCTTTGATGGTTTTACAGATGGCGTTTGGGAAGGGCCTTTTCAGACACAGCGCGGATGGCATTTATTGCGCGTTGAAGAACGTTTTGAGCCTAAAATTCTGCCGTTTTCAGAGGTGCAGCAACAAATAGAACGTGATTATCAGCACACAAAAAATGCTGAGACACTCGACACATATATTCAACAGTTAAAAGAGAAATATGATGTCGAAATTGAAGATTAA
- a CDS encoding HupE/UreJ family protein codes for MSKLKIKIFGICAFLLCLIVQPASADIFKSAEFEIAHDEAELTYVFSAEVATNLAASEKIIYPDFCKEISVTSNIIGRRTHLVYTFACDKALSVGDLLTAPWALDGARLDSFLGGKHQIISLIGEQSVIAIPLDGEAPAKRPLLEVMKDFLWQGALHIAGGWDHLAFVLCLCLISNGRHLIALVSTFTLGHSISLGLSFFNVVQVSIPPVEAVIALSIAFVAREALVKSSQQEQSIFKFGVLIAAFGLLHGLGFASALGEFGVPPHEKWPALIFFNLGVELGQLIFVIMVVSIFFVLRRIGAAGSARIACLYGVGIIGSYWMIERVVGFADI; via the coding sequence ATGTCGAAATTGAAGATTAAAATTTTCGGCATTTGCGCGTTTTTGCTTTGCCTTATCGTGCAACCTGCATCGGCGGATATTTTCAAATCTGCTGAGTTTGAAATTGCGCATGATGAAGCAGAATTGACTTATGTTTTTTCGGCGGAAGTTGCGACGAATTTAGCTGCATCAGAAAAAATTATTTATCCAGATTTTTGTAAAGAGATTTCGGTAACAAGCAATATAATTGGGCGTAGAACGCATTTAGTCTACACATTCGCTTGTGATAAGGCTTTAAGTGTGGGGGATCTGCTCACAGCGCCATGGGCGTTGGATGGTGCGCGCCTTGATAGTTTTTTAGGTGGGAAGCACCAAATTATCAGCTTGATCGGAGAGCAGTCGGTAATCGCAATACCGTTGGATGGTGAAGCGCCAGCTAAACGGCCTTTACTTGAGGTGATGAAAGATTTCCTTTGGCAAGGCGCGCTTCACATCGCGGGTGGTTGGGATCATTTGGCGTTTGTGTTGTGTTTATGCCTGATTTCCAATGGACGTCATTTAATCGCGCTTGTAAGCACATTTACGCTAGGACATTCTATCTCTTTGGGGCTGTCATTTTTCAATGTCGTGCAAGTATCTATACCACCTGTTGAGGCAGTCATTGCACTTTCTATTGCATTTGTGGCGCGTGAAGCATTGGTAAAATCATCACAGCAAGAACAATCAATCTTTAAGTTTGGGGTGCTGATTGCAGCTTTTGGTCTTTTGCATGGCTTGGGGTTTGCGAGCGCTTTGGGCGAATTTGGTGTGCCGCCGCACGAGAAATGGCCAGCATTGATATTCTTCAATCTTGGCGTGGAATTAGGTCAACTCATTTTCGTAATCATGGTTGTATCTATTTTCTTTGTTCTTCGCCGTATAGGTGCAGCCGGATCTGCGCGTATAGCTTGTTTATATGGTGTTGGGATTATTGGTAGTTACTGGATGATTGAGCGTGTTGTTGGTTTTGCTGACATTTAA
- a CDS encoding tetratricopeptide repeat-containing sulfotransferase family protein: MDLNAQHLKAARQAVKKGQLVECASYIDKVLASEPENSEACFLKGIVLVEARQHKKALVFLRDAVQKSPKNAEYNAHLSRILLMLREEGEAENYARIAAQNVKDDALTLDTIGCVFARLGDHEAAQKVFEKAVALNPNNVDFRFNLVATYGFFGKTEEAGYQYEEILKRNPCHGKSHLGLAALKRQTPNSNHIKQIEAAIASVVDPIEKLRIHYAAAKEYEDLSEFEKAFNHLNTANTLHTQRLKFDVETDEKNANVIKQCFADKAYLSTQARHEDTPVFIVGMPRTGTSLVDRILSAHPDANSLGELQSMPIAVKRASQTTSRLILDRDTILQAGKANAHDIGALYLKHSKQFSGAKGNAVLVDKLPMNFLYAGFIAKALPKARIVCLRRHPMDTVWSNYKNLFATTSSYYGYSYDLMNTARYYVIFDRLMGFWQEKYPDQILQLDYQELTGNQESETRKLLAFCGLSWAEECLNFHQQTQAMATPSALQVREPIHQKSVGKWRAYEDQLQEVISYLSVNGISI, encoded by the coding sequence ATGGATTTAAACGCACAGCATTTGAAGGCGGCCCGGCAAGCTGTTAAAAAAGGTCAATTGGTCGAATGTGCGTCCTACATCGATAAGGTACTGGCATCAGAACCTGAAAATAGCGAAGCGTGTTTCTTAAAAGGGATTGTGTTGGTAGAGGCGCGCCAGCACAAAAAAGCACTGGTTTTCCTACGTGATGCCGTACAAAAATCGCCGAAGAATGCTGAATACAACGCGCATCTTTCACGCATTCTTTTAATGTTGCGCGAAGAAGGCGAAGCAGAAAATTACGCACGTATTGCGGCCCAAAATGTTAAAGATGATGCGCTGACACTAGATACAATTGGATGTGTGTTTGCGCGTTTAGGTGATCATGAAGCCGCTCAGAAAGTGTTTGAAAAGGCAGTTGCGTTAAATCCAAACAATGTTGATTTTAGGTTTAATCTCGTTGCCACTTATGGCTTCTTTGGAAAGACGGAAGAAGCAGGCTATCAATATGAGGAAATTCTGAAGCGTAACCCTTGTCATGGTAAATCTCACTTGGGGCTAGCAGCGTTAAAGCGTCAGACACCAAATTCCAACCACATCAAGCAGATTGAAGCGGCAATAGCATCTGTTGTGGATCCAATTGAAAAGCTTCGCATTCATTATGCTGCCGCCAAGGAGTATGAAGACTTAAGTGAATTTGAAAAAGCATTTAATCATCTTAATACAGCAAATACACTGCATACACAGAGATTGAAATTTGATGTTGAAACGGATGAAAAAAATGCAAATGTGATAAAGCAGTGCTTTGCAGATAAAGCCTATTTATCGACTCAGGCCCGACATGAAGACACACCTGTTTTTATCGTTGGTATGCCAAGAACGGGAACGTCGTTGGTTGACCGCATATTATCAGCGCATCCAGATGCAAATTCACTGGGCGAGTTACAATCTATGCCAATTGCTGTGAAGCGGGCAAGCCAGACGACATCGCGTTTGATCTTGGACAGAGACACAATATTGCAAGCGGGAAAAGCAAATGCTCATGATATAGGTGCTTTATACCTGAAGCATTCAAAACAATTTAGTGGCGCAAAAGGAAATGCAGTTTTAGTGGATAAACTGCCGATGAATTTTCTCTATGCGGGCTTTATCGCCAAGGCATTGCCCAAAGCTAGAATCGTGTGCCTGCGTCGCCACCCTATGGATACGGTTTGGAGTAATTACAAAAATCTGTTTGCGACAACATCTAGTTATTATGGATACTCATATGATTTGATGAATACAGCGCGATATTATGTCATTTTTGATCGATTGATGGGGTTTTGGCAGGAAAAATACCCAGATCAGATTTTGCAATTGGATTATCAAGAGCTTACCGGCAATCAAGAATCTGAAACACGTAAATTGCTTGCGTTTTGTGGATTGAGTTGGGCAGAAGAGTGTTTGAATTTTCATCAGCAGACGCAGGCTATGGCAACGCCAAGCGCTTTGCAGGTGAGAGAGCCAATACATCAAAAATCGGTGGGGAAGTGGCGTGCTTATGAAGATCAGCTGCAAGAGGTGATCTCTTATTTATCAGTAAATGGGATTTCTATTTAA